The Arthrobacter sp. NicSoilC5 genome has a window encoding:
- a CDS encoding nuclear transport factor 2 family protein, with product MLAPSFQEEVDRYHQAVPEITRGNPAPIKDLYSRLDDVTLANPFGGIARGWAHVEARLDQAARQFRDGEMLGFDTVTSYTARDTAYLVETEHFRARLDSAAATEEFALRVTSIFRREEGYWKLVHRHADPAARPQSRRSLTQPPT from the coding sequence ATGCTCGCACCAAGTTTCCAGGAAGAAGTGGACCGCTACCACCAGGCGGTCCCTGAAATCACCCGGGGAAACCCGGCGCCGATCAAGGACCTGTATTCCCGGCTGGATGACGTCACCCTGGCCAACCCGTTCGGCGGCATAGCCCGCGGCTGGGCGCATGTGGAGGCGCGGCTGGACCAGGCCGCGCGGCAGTTCCGCGACGGCGAGATGCTGGGCTTCGACACCGTCACCTCCTACACGGCCCGCGACACCGCATACCTGGTGGAGACCGAACACTTCCGGGCACGGCTGGACAGCGCCGCCGCCACGGAGGAGTTCGCGCTCCGCGTGACCAGCATCTTCCGCCGCGAGGAGGGCTACTGGAAGCTGGTGCACCGGCACGCGGACCCCGCCGCCCGGCCACAGTCCCGCCGCTCGCTCACGCAGCCTCCGACCTGA
- a CDS encoding biotin carboxylase N-terminal domain-containing protein gives MEQSAGTTQPSLTKVLIANRGEIAVRIIRAARDEGIASVAVYADPDRDALHVRLADEAYALGGTTAAESYLVMDKIIDAARQSGADAIHPGYGFLAENAEFAAKVIAAGITWIGPSPEAISALGDKVRARHIAEKVGAPLVPGTADPVESAGEVLEFVDRHGLPVAIKAAFGGGGRGIKVARTREEIPELYESAVREATAAFGRGECFIERFLDAPRHVETQCLADAHGNVVVVSTRDCSLQRRNQKLVEEAPAPFLTEDQNRRLYESSKAILKEAGYLGAGTCEFLVGQDGTISFLEVNTRLQVEHCVSEEVTGIDLVREQFRLARGEELGYGDPEVRGHSIEFRITGEDPGRNFLPAPGTLRVLKNPTGPGVRVDSGVEQGDVISGNFDSMLSKLIITGASRPQALQRARRALEEMVVEGIPTVIPFDLAVVTDPAFAPAEGPFTVHTRWIETEFTNNLPAWTPDTAVDGEGSAEERQRVVVEVGGKRLEVVLPASLGTPGTASAATGKPGKSKKRSRSAGPAAATGNALTSPMQGTIVKVAVAHGDVVTEGDLVVVLEAMKMEQPLTAHRSGTITGLTATAGETVSAGAIIATIED, from the coding sequence TTGGAGCAGTCCGCAGGAACCACGCAGCCCAGCCTCACAAAGGTGCTGATCGCCAACCGCGGCGAAATCGCCGTGCGGATCATCCGGGCGGCCCGGGATGAAGGCATCGCCTCCGTGGCCGTCTACGCTGACCCGGACCGCGATGCGCTGCACGTCCGGCTCGCTGACGAGGCCTACGCCCTGGGCGGGACCACCGCTGCCGAGTCGTACCTGGTCATGGACAAGATCATTGACGCCGCCCGCCAGTCCGGCGCCGACGCCATCCACCCCGGCTACGGCTTCCTGGCCGAGAATGCCGAGTTCGCCGCCAAGGTGATTGCCGCGGGCATCACCTGGATCGGCCCTTCCCCCGAGGCCATCTCCGCCCTGGGCGACAAGGTCCGCGCCCGGCACATCGCCGAAAAGGTGGGCGCTCCCCTGGTCCCCGGCACCGCCGACCCCGTCGAATCCGCCGGGGAAGTCCTGGAGTTCGTGGACCGGCACGGCCTGCCGGTCGCCATCAAGGCGGCCTTCGGCGGCGGCGGCCGCGGCATCAAGGTAGCCCGCACCCGCGAGGAAATCCCCGAACTCTACGAATCCGCCGTCCGCGAAGCAACCGCCGCCTTCGGCCGCGGCGAATGCTTCATCGAGCGCTTCCTGGACGCTCCCCGGCACGTGGAAACCCAGTGCCTGGCCGACGCCCACGGCAACGTGGTGGTGGTGTCCACCCGCGACTGCTCCCTCCAGCGGCGCAACCAGAAACTCGTCGAGGAGGCTCCGGCACCCTTCCTCACCGAAGACCAGAACCGCCGTCTCTACGAATCCTCCAAGGCGATCCTGAAGGAGGCCGGCTACCTGGGCGCCGGCACCTGCGAATTCCTGGTGGGCCAGGACGGGACCATTTCCTTCCTCGAGGTCAACACCCGCCTGCAGGTGGAGCACTGCGTCTCCGAGGAAGTCACCGGGATCGACCTGGTCCGCGAGCAGTTCCGGCTGGCCCGCGGCGAGGAACTGGGCTACGGCGATCCCGAGGTGCGCGGACACTCCATCGAGTTCCGCATCACCGGCGAGGACCCGGGCCGCAACTTCCTGCCTGCCCCCGGCACGCTCCGCGTCCTGAAGAACCCCACCGGTCCCGGCGTCCGCGTCGATTCCGGCGTGGAACAGGGCGACGTCATCAGCGGGAACTTCGACTCCATGCTGTCCAAGCTCATCATCACCGGCGCCAGCCGCCCGCAGGCCCTGCAGCGCGCCCGCCGCGCGCTGGAGGAAATGGTGGTGGAGGGCATCCCCACCGTCATCCCGTTCGACCTCGCAGTGGTCACGGACCCAGCCTTCGCACCCGCAGAGGGGCCCTTCACGGTCCACACGCGCTGGATCGAAACCGAGTTCACCAACAACCTGCCGGCCTGGACCCCGGACACTGCCGTTGACGGCGAGGGCTCCGCCGAGGAGCGCCAGCGCGTGGTGGTGGAAGTGGGCGGCAAGCGCCTCGAGGTGGTCCTCCCCGCATCCCTGGGCACCCCGGGAACGGCCTCGGCCGCCACAGGCAAGCCGGGCAAGTCCAAGAAGCGCTCCCGCTCCGCCGGTCCGGCTGCGGCCACCGGCAACGCGCTGACCTCCCCCATGCAGGGCACCATCGTGAAGGTGGCCGTGGCGCACGGGGACGTGGTCACCGAAGGCGACCTGGTGGTGGTCCTCGAGGCCATGAAGATGGAACAGCCCCTCACCGCGCACCGGTCCGGCACCATCACGGGCCTGACGGCAACGGCGGGCGAAACGGTGTCCGCGGGCGCCATTATCGCCACCATCGAAGACTAG
- a CDS encoding nucleoside triphosphate pyrophosphatase, whose translation MLHLILASQSPARTKLLAEAGIRHTVLVSDVDEAAVQAQYGVTDPHDTALLLARAKAEAVAALPEAEGALVLGCDSVFEFDGEAHGKPYTADVARERMLRMSGSAGVLHTGHWLVDCRDTDDDDGAARGSGATLGAVASAEVSFLDMAPEEIDAYIATGEPLHCAGSFTIDGLGGAFIRKVDGDPHAVVGLSISTLRGLLAAANVRITDLWPPR comes from the coding sequence GTGCTCCATCTGATCCTCGCCTCCCAGTCCCCCGCCCGCACCAAGCTCCTGGCGGAGGCCGGCATCCGGCATACCGTGCTGGTCTCCGACGTCGACGAAGCGGCCGTCCAGGCGCAGTACGGCGTCACGGACCCGCACGACACCGCGCTGCTGCTGGCACGTGCCAAGGCCGAAGCCGTCGCCGCGCTGCCGGAAGCGGAGGGCGCGCTGGTCCTTGGCTGTGACTCCGTTTTCGAGTTCGACGGCGAGGCGCACGGCAAGCCGTACACCGCCGACGTCGCGCGGGAACGGATGCTCCGCATGAGCGGCAGCGCGGGGGTGCTGCACACGGGGCACTGGCTGGTGGACTGCAGGGACACGGACGACGACGACGGCGCCGCCCGCGGTTCGGGCGCCACGCTCGGGGCGGTCGCCTCCGCCGAGGTGTCCTTCCTGGACATGGCACCGGAGGAAATCGACGCCTATATCGCCACCGGCGAGCCGCTGCACTGCGCCGGCTCCTTCACGATCGACGGCCTGGGCGGGGCCTTCATCCGGAAGGTGGACGGCGACCCGCACGCCGTCGTCGGCCTCTCCATCTCCACCCTGCGCGGCCTGCTCGCGGCTGCCAACGTTCGCATCACGGACCTCTGGCCGCCGCGGTAA
- a CDS encoding MMPL family transporter has translation MALLLYRLGKFSYRRRWLVISLWLAVLVAVGGSAAAFHGTLSNNFQIPGTETQRIADKLKQDLPAASGGSATIVFEAPDGGFTAESRAAVTDALKKLQTIPEVRGTVDPFATQAQVDQAGKAITDGEKQLAAGQAQLDASRAQLEAGKAQLAAAEQQLTAAGAPAAVVEAQLGQQKAALAAGQAKLDAGAQELEANKAKLELGKRQAQAASAIRFVSEDNKAAVAQVQFNTSINGLAPAVRKQVQEIAHETSSAGVQAFASKEITEDISALFGTAEIVGIAVAALVLILMLGTLIAAGLPLLMAIIGVGVGVGITFALSGLFDMSSISPMLALMLGLAVGIDYSLFIVNRHRTQLLAGMDPEESVARANGTSGNAVVFAGLTVIIALAALVVPGLPFLTVMGLAAAGTVAVAVLVAITLTPAMLSLIGRRIISRRAWAKSEAHNAEPGHEAADIAVDRERSTHGWGGLVTKHPWVALTAGIVLLGTLALPATQLQLALPDGGSEPVESEAYQAYDLTARSFGEGVTGPIVAVGEFPANLDAAQAQKLQFDIADKLRAVDNVVAAVPVALSEDRRTAVFQVIPKEGPASASTVKVVSELRGLNAGIKADYDVAMGLTGQTAGNVDVSTKLGDALPPYLAIVVGLSLILLLLVFRSIVVPLLATGGFLLSLSAAFGAVVAVYQWGWLGNVFDVANPGAVLSFLPIILIGVLFGLAMDYQVFIASGMREAYMHGSSAKEAVRVGFRHAAAVVTAAAIIMVSVFSGFIFSHLTMVRPLGFAMAFGVLFDAFVVRMTIVPAVMYLLGAKSWWLPRWLDRILPDVDVEGAKLNRGQAAPAPGELVH, from the coding sequence ATGGCACTCCTCCTCTACCGCCTCGGCAAGTTCTCCTACCGCCGGCGCTGGCTTGTCATCTCCCTCTGGCTTGCCGTGCTGGTGGCCGTTGGCGGTTCCGCCGCGGCCTTCCATGGCACGCTGTCCAACAACTTCCAGATCCCGGGTACCGAGACCCAGCGGATCGCGGACAAGCTCAAGCAGGATTTGCCGGCAGCCTCGGGCGGAAGCGCCACGATCGTCTTCGAAGCCCCCGACGGCGGGTTCACGGCTGAGAGCCGCGCGGCCGTCACGGATGCGCTGAAGAAACTCCAGACCATCCCCGAGGTCCGCGGCACGGTGGATCCGTTCGCCACCCAGGCCCAGGTGGACCAGGCCGGCAAGGCCATCACCGACGGCGAAAAGCAACTGGCGGCCGGCCAGGCACAGCTGGACGCCTCCCGGGCGCAGCTGGAGGCCGGCAAGGCACAGCTGGCGGCAGCCGAGCAGCAACTCACCGCCGCCGGCGCGCCCGCAGCCGTGGTCGAGGCCCAGCTGGGCCAGCAAAAGGCAGCGCTGGCTGCCGGCCAGGCCAAGCTCGACGCCGGCGCCCAGGAACTGGAGGCCAACAAGGCGAAGCTGGAACTTGGCAAGCGCCAGGCCCAGGCGGCCTCCGCCATCCGCTTCGTCTCGGAGGACAACAAGGCCGCGGTGGCACAGGTGCAGTTCAACACCTCCATCAACGGGCTCGCCCCGGCGGTGCGCAAGCAGGTCCAGGAGATCGCCCACGAGACGTCCTCCGCCGGCGTCCAGGCCTTTGCCAGCAAGGAAATCACCGAGGACATCTCGGCCCTGTTCGGCACGGCGGAAATTGTCGGCATCGCCGTCGCGGCGCTGGTCCTGATCCTCATGCTGGGGACGCTGATCGCGGCCGGACTGCCGCTGCTGATGGCCATCATCGGCGTCGGCGTGGGCGTAGGCATCACCTTCGCCCTCTCCGGCCTGTTCGACATGAGCTCCATCTCCCCCATGCTGGCCCTCATGCTGGGCCTCGCCGTCGGCATCGACTATTCGCTGTTCATCGTCAACCGGCACCGGACGCAGCTCCTGGCCGGAATGGACCCTGAGGAGTCCGTGGCCCGGGCCAACGGAACCTCCGGCAACGCGGTAGTCTTCGCCGGCCTGACCGTGATCATCGCCCTTGCCGCCCTGGTGGTCCCGGGACTGCCGTTCCTCACCGTCATGGGCCTGGCCGCCGCGGGAACCGTCGCAGTGGCGGTACTGGTCGCCATCACCCTGACCCCCGCCATGCTGTCCCTGATTGGCCGCCGCATCATCTCCAGGCGGGCCTGGGCCAAGTCCGAGGCGCACAACGCCGAGCCGGGCCACGAAGCCGCAGATATCGCCGTCGACCGCGAACGAAGCACCCACGGGTGGGGCGGCCTGGTCACCAAGCACCCCTGGGTTGCCCTGACCGCCGGCATCGTCCTGCTGGGCACCCTGGCCCTGCCCGCCACCCAGCTCCAGCTGGCCCTGCCCGATGGTGGCTCCGAGCCTGTGGAGTCCGAGGCCTACCAGGCCTACGACCTGACCGCCCGCAGCTTCGGCGAAGGCGTCACCGGGCCGATCGTGGCCGTGGGCGAGTTCCCCGCGAACCTTGACGCGGCCCAGGCGCAGAAGCTGCAGTTCGACATCGCGGACAAGCTCCGGGCCGTGGACAATGTGGTGGCCGCTGTGCCGGTGGCGCTCAGCGAGGACCGCCGGACCGCCGTCTTCCAGGTCATCCCCAAGGAAGGCCCGGCCAGCGCCAGCACGGTCAAGGTGGTCTCCGAACTCCGGGGCCTGAACGCCGGGATCAAGGCCGACTACGACGTTGCCATGGGCCTGACCGGCCAAACCGCCGGCAACGTGGACGTCTCCACCAAGCTCGGTGACGCCCTGCCGCCCTACCTGGCGATCGTCGTCGGACTTTCCCTGATCCTGCTCCTGCTGGTGTTCCGCTCCATCGTGGTCCCGCTGCTGGCCACGGGCGGATTCCTGCTGTCCCTGTCGGCCGCCTTCGGCGCCGTGGTTGCCGTCTACCAGTGGGGCTGGCTGGGGAACGTCTTCGATGTTGCCAATCCGGGCGCCGTGCTGAGCTTCCTGCCCATCATCCTGATCGGCGTGCTGTTCGGCCTGGCCATGGATTACCAGGTGTTCATCGCCTCCGGCATGCGCGAGGCCTACATGCACGGATCGTCCGCCAAGGAAGCGGTGCGGGTGGGCTTCCGGCACGCGGCCGCCGTGGTCACCGCCGCCGCGATCATCATGGTCAGCGTGTTCTCCGGCTTCATCTTCAGCCACCTCACCATGGTCCGGCCGCTGGGCTTCGCGATGGCCTTCGGCGTCCTGTTCGACGCGTTCGTGGTCCGGATGACCATCGTCCCGGCTGTGATGTACCTGCTGGGCGCCAAGTCCTGGTGGCTGCCGCGCTGGCTGGACCGGATCCTGCCGGACGTGGACGTGGAGGGCGCCAAGCTCAACCGCGGCCAGGCCGCACCGGCTCCGGGCGAGCTGGTCCACTAG
- a CDS encoding TetR/AcrR family transcriptional regulator, with amino-acid sequence MPSPFSPPDASQDAGSAAPSRRELNKAATRQAITDAALGLLRSQGPGNFTVEDIADAAGISRRTFFNYFSSTDAALASIVHGFLDNAIQQLRLRPADEPMLESAQAALVALADPKAIAPLAELFTLTQQSPLMSHTELEAWDHCRAQVFTVARERLAGTPGERDELYVHALAGSIISCGKAAMEVWFSRRGPDLSPASLAELRQLLIDAMALLGAGFTTTAFPSATRSS; translated from the coding sequence GTGCCCAGCCCCTTTTCACCGCCCGACGCGTCGCAGGACGCCGGATCCGCCGCCCCTTCCCGGCGCGAGCTGAACAAGGCCGCCACCCGCCAGGCCATCACCGATGCCGCCCTGGGACTCCTTCGTTCCCAGGGCCCCGGCAACTTCACGGTGGAGGACATCGCCGACGCCGCAGGCATTTCGCGGCGCACTTTCTTCAACTACTTCAGCAGCACCGACGCCGCCCTGGCGTCCATCGTCCACGGCTTCCTGGACAACGCCATCCAGCAACTGCGCCTCCGCCCGGCGGACGAGCCCATGCTTGAGTCGGCCCAGGCCGCCCTGGTGGCCCTGGCCGACCCCAAGGCCATCGCGCCCCTGGCTGAACTGTTCACGCTGACCCAGCAGAGCCCGCTGATGTCCCACACGGAACTGGAGGCGTGGGACCACTGCCGGGCCCAGGTCTTCACCGTGGCCCGCGAACGCCTCGCCGGCACCCCCGGCGAGCGGGACGAGCTGTATGTCCACGCCCTCGCCGGCTCCATCATCTCCTGCGGAAAGGCCGCCATGGAGGTCTGGTTCAGCCGGCGCGGCCCGGACCTGTCACCCGCCTCCCTGGCGGAACTCCGCCAACTGCTGATCGATGCCATGGCCCTGCTGGGCGCCGGCTTCACCACCACTGCTTTCCCATCCGCCACCCGTTCCTCCTGA
- a CDS encoding dicarboxylate/amino acid:cation symporter has translation MSTQTSTPSPAGKTGFQLPKWAGSFGFQIIAALIVGLGLGLLAKYTGSTKTNPNALGATLQTIGSSYVSLLQTAVVPLIFTAVVSSISNLRQVSNAARLAWNTLLWFAITSLIAVLIGMGLGVLLQPGANTGIAGDAKYTGKSGDWWAFLVGLFPKNFLGLGASSTVADSGAVTTSVSFNVLQILVIAIAVGVAALKVGKAAEPFLTLNASALAVIQKVLWWIIRIAPLGTIGLIGNAVAVYGWDTIGSLGKFTVAIYAGLVLVLFVVYPILIRSHGLSIKQYFSGVWPAVQLAFVSRSSVGTLPLTQRVTERSLGVPRAYASFAVPLGATTKMDGCAAIYPAVSAIFVAQFFGIHLDFSQYLLIALVSVLGSAATAGTTGAVVMLTLTLSTLGLPLAGVGLLLAIDPILDMGRTAVNVAGQALVPTIVAKRQGILDESLYNAPRNGTPFVEEETGSNAAAGGPATDGTSADTAPRELQDAKA, from the coding sequence GTGAGCACTCAGACAAGCACCCCCTCCCCCGCAGGGAAGACCGGATTCCAGCTCCCCAAGTGGGCGGGTTCCTTCGGCTTCCAGATCATCGCCGCCCTCATCGTGGGTCTTGGCCTCGGCCTGCTGGCAAAGTACACCGGCAGTACCAAGACCAACCCCAACGCCCTCGGCGCCACGCTGCAGACCATCGGCTCAAGCTATGTGTCACTGCTGCAGACCGCCGTTGTTCCGCTGATCTTCACCGCCGTCGTCAGTTCCATCTCCAACCTGCGGCAGGTATCCAATGCCGCCCGGCTGGCGTGGAACACGCTCCTGTGGTTCGCCATCACGTCCCTGATCGCCGTGCTGATCGGCATGGGACTGGGCGTGCTGCTGCAGCCCGGCGCCAACACCGGCATCGCCGGAGACGCCAAGTACACCGGCAAGTCCGGTGACTGGTGGGCCTTCCTCGTAGGCCTCTTCCCCAAGAACTTCCTCGGCCTGGGCGCCAGCTCCACCGTCGCCGATTCCGGCGCCGTCACCACGTCGGTCAGCTTCAACGTCCTGCAGATCCTGGTCATCGCCATCGCGGTGGGCGTCGCCGCGCTGAAGGTGGGCAAAGCCGCAGAGCCGTTCCTCACCCTTAACGCATCAGCCCTTGCCGTGATCCAGAAGGTGCTGTGGTGGATCATCCGCATCGCGCCGCTGGGCACCATCGGCCTCATCGGCAACGCCGTCGCCGTCTACGGCTGGGACACCATCGGCTCGCTGGGCAAGTTCACCGTTGCCATCTACGCGGGCCTGGTCCTGGTGCTGTTCGTGGTCTACCCCATCCTGATCCGCAGCCACGGCCTGTCCATCAAGCAGTACTTCTCCGGCGTATGGCCCGCCGTGCAGCTGGCCTTCGTGTCCCGTTCCTCGGTGGGAACGCTGCCGCTGACCCAGCGCGTGACCGAGCGCAGCCTGGGCGTCCCCCGCGCCTACGCCTCCTTCGCCGTGCCCCTGGGCGCCACCACCAAGATGGACGGCTGCGCAGCCATCTACCCCGCCGTCTCGGCGATCTTCGTGGCCCAGTTCTTCGGCATCCACCTGGACTTCAGCCAGTACCTGCTGATCGCCCTGGTCTCCGTCCTCGGCTCCGCTGCAACCGCCGGCACCACCGGCGCCGTGGTGATGCTCACGCTGACGCTCTCCACGCTGGGACTGCCGCTGGCCGGCGTCGGACTCCTCCTTGCCATCGACCCCATCCTGGACATGGGCCGCACCGCGGTCAACGTCGCGGGCCAGGCGCTGGTCCCCACCATCGTGGCCAAGCGCCAGGGCATCCTGGACGAGTCGCTGTACAACGCCCCCCGCAACGGCACGCCCTTTGTTGAGGAAGAAACAGGCAGCAATGCCGCCGCCGGTGGCCCCGCCACGGACGGCACCAGCGCCGACACCGCACCCCGCGAACTGCAGGATGCAAAGGCATAA
- a CDS encoding phosphatase PAP2 family protein produces the protein MTNLQGTPAGTGVRGELRQDTTVGGKDLTRWDTRTGRRLVEVVHRISQVLGPHGALILTLLVGAVISAALTAAFSEVYEAVVAADGVAGLDHPVLAASKDLRTPALDVAVTAFTDVGGTIGMPVLAVAIMAVLALRRRSWTPVILIVTAGLGSLLMTIAGKRLVGRTRPDLSDAVPPYEHSASFPSGHSLNAVVIAGIVAYLIILRLHSNRARILTAAAAALFAVAIGLSRVFLGHHWLTDVLAAWALGAAWLAIVITAHRLYLTVRKHHEPRDVKHTPAGNK, from the coding sequence TTGACCAACCTCCAAGGGACACCGGCCGGGACGGGGGTGCGTGGGGAACTGCGCCAGGACACGACCGTCGGCGGCAAGGACCTCACCAGATGGGACACCCGGACAGGCCGGCGCCTGGTGGAAGTGGTCCACCGCATCAGCCAGGTACTGGGCCCGCATGGCGCACTGATCCTGACGCTGCTGGTGGGGGCGGTCATTTCCGCCGCCCTGACCGCCGCGTTCAGCGAGGTCTATGAAGCGGTCGTGGCCGCCGACGGGGTGGCCGGACTTGACCATCCGGTATTGGCGGCCAGCAAGGACCTCCGTACCCCTGCCCTGGATGTGGCGGTCACGGCCTTCACCGATGTTGGCGGGACCATCGGGATGCCGGTCCTCGCCGTCGCCATCATGGCGGTGCTCGCGTTGCGGCGCCGCTCCTGGACCCCCGTCATCCTGATCGTCACCGCGGGCCTGGGTTCACTGCTGATGACCATCGCCGGCAAGCGCCTCGTGGGACGCACGCGGCCGGACCTCAGCGACGCCGTACCGCCCTACGAACACTCGGCATCGTTTCCCAGTGGACACTCACTGAACGCGGTGGTGATTGCAGGCATCGTGGCGTACCTCATCATCCTGCGGCTCCACTCGAACCGCGCCCGCATCCTCACCGCCGCGGCGGCAGCCCTCTTCGCCGTCGCGATCGGCCTGAGCAGGGTCTTCCTGGGCCATCACTGGCTCACCGATGTGCTGGCGGCCTGGGCACTGGGTGCCGCATGGCTGGCCATCGTGATCACCGCCCACCGGCTCTACCTGACGGTCAGGAAACACCACGAACCACGAGACGTTAAGCACACCCCTGCCGGGAATAAGTAA
- a CDS encoding DUF885 domain-containing protein: MTTDAAPATRPHTRIDDVADNYTDTLIRLNPTFATTLGLPGHETEYQDFSPAGIAGFAEAARDALVALEGLEPEDDVDAVTLDAMQERLGLQLLIHASGWEYADLNNIASPAQDIRAIFDLMPTGTEQDWEHIAGRAHNVPAAISGYTESLRMAKDAGKVAAARQVRIVSEQVSKYAAGDGFFAKLAAGAATDAGPLPTALQEKLDAGAAAARRAYAGLAEFLRTELLPAAPEKDAVGRARYALASRSFLGAEVDLEETYAWGVQELDRLIAEQEQVAAAIKPGATIAEAKEILNNDPARQLKGTEALRQWMQGLSDKAVAELAGVHFDIPDVMKTLECRIAPTDEGGIYYTGPSDDFSRPGRMWWSVPAGEDTFTTWAETTTVYHEGVPGHHLQVATATYRRELLNKWRRNVCWTSGHGEGWALYAEKLMQELGYLNDPGDHMGMLDMQRMRAARVVFDIGVHLELEMPERWGTGTWTPDKGYGFLKENLPISEGQLNFEFTRYLGWPGQAPSYKVGQRLWEQIRAELESRPGFDLKEFHTRALNIGSVGLDTLRRALLG, encoded by the coding sequence GTGACTACCGACGCTGCACCCGCCACGCGCCCGCATACCCGGATCGACGATGTCGCGGACAACTACACCGACACCCTGATCAGGCTCAATCCGACCTTTGCCACCACCCTTGGCCTGCCGGGACATGAGACGGAATACCAGGACTTCTCCCCTGCCGGCATCGCCGGGTTCGCCGAGGCGGCACGGGACGCCCTCGTTGCGCTGGAAGGCCTGGAGCCGGAGGACGACGTGGACGCCGTCACCCTGGACGCCATGCAGGAGCGGTTGGGCCTGCAACTGCTGATCCATGCCTCCGGGTGGGAGTATGCGGACCTGAACAACATTGCCTCCCCGGCCCAGGACATCCGCGCCATCTTCGACCTCATGCCCACCGGAACCGAACAGGACTGGGAGCACATCGCCGGGCGCGCACACAACGTGCCGGCGGCCATCAGCGGCTACACCGAGTCCCTGCGCATGGCCAAAGATGCAGGCAAGGTCGCCGCTGCCCGCCAAGTGCGCATCGTCAGCGAACAGGTCAGCAAGTACGCCGCCGGGGACGGCTTCTTCGCAAAACTGGCCGCGGGTGCCGCCACGGATGCGGGGCCGCTTCCCACGGCCCTGCAGGAGAAGCTCGACGCCGGTGCTGCCGCCGCCCGCCGGGCCTACGCCGGCCTGGCGGAATTCCTGCGCACCGAACTGCTCCCCGCTGCTCCCGAAAAGGATGCCGTGGGCAGGGCCCGCTACGCACTGGCCTCCCGGTCCTTCCTCGGCGCAGAGGTGGACCTGGAGGAAACGTACGCGTGGGGCGTCCAGGAACTCGACCGCCTCATCGCGGAGCAGGAACAGGTCGCGGCCGCCATCAAGCCAGGCGCCACCATTGCCGAAGCCAAGGAAATCCTCAACAACGACCCCGCACGGCAACTGAAAGGCACGGAGGCGCTGCGGCAATGGATGCAGGGCCTCTCCGACAAAGCCGTGGCCGAACTGGCCGGGGTGCACTTCGACATTCCCGACGTCATGAAAACCCTTGAATGCCGCATCGCCCCCACCGACGAGGGCGGCATCTATTACACCGGCCCGTCCGACGACTTCAGCCGGCCCGGCCGCATGTGGTGGTCCGTTCCCGCAGGCGAGGACACCTTCACCACCTGGGCCGAAACCACCACCGTGTACCACGAGGGCGTCCCCGGCCACCACCTCCAGGTGGCCACCGCCACCTACCGGCGCGAACTGCTTAACAAGTGGCGCCGGAACGTCTGCTGGACCTCCGGCCACGGCGAGGGCTGGGCCCTCTACGCCGAGAAGCTCATGCAGGAACTGGGCTACCTGAACGATCCCGGCGACCACATGGGAATGCTGGACATGCAGCGCATGCGGGCAGCCCGCGTAGTCTTCGACATCGGCGTGCACCTCGAACTCGAGATGCCCGAACGCTGGGGAACCGGCACCTGGACCCCGGACAAGGGCTACGGATTCCTCAAGGAAAACCTCCCCATCAGCGAAGGCCAGCTCAACTTCGAGTTTACCCGCTACCTTGGCTGGCCGGGCCAGGCCCCCTCCTACAAAGTTGGCCAGCGGCTCTGGGAACAGATCCGTGCGGAGCTGGAGTCACGGCCCGGGTTCGACCTGAAGGAGTTCCACACCAGGGCCCTCAACATCGGCTCTGTTGGGCTCGATACCCTGCGCCGGGCGCTGCTGGGCTGA
- a CDS encoding acyl-CoA carboxylase epsilon subunit, translating into MSTPGAPEPAEAPDAAVAAPLLSVVKGQPNAEELAALAAVVLSLSGESPAPARTASVRHWVRRQQLRLAPTPGPGAWKRSQG; encoded by the coding sequence ATCAGCACCCCAGGGGCGCCTGAACCCGCCGAAGCCCCGGACGCGGCAGTCGCCGCACCCCTGCTCTCTGTGGTCAAAGGGCAGCCGAACGCCGAGGAACTGGCCGCGCTGGCCGCCGTCGTCCTTTCCCTCAGCGGGGAAAGCCCGGCGCCGGCCAGGACCGCCAGCGTGCGGCACTGGGTGCGGAGGCAGCAGCTGCGGCTTGCCCCCACGCCCGGACCGGGAGCCTGGAAACGCAGCCAGGGCTGA